GCCTTCGTCGGCCAGGTCGACGACGACACCGAGCTGCGCACCACCCTCGCGCGCCTCTTCGACCGCTGGCAGGACGCCCTCACCACGCTCGTCCGCCGCGCCCAGGCGGCGGGCGAGATCCCCGCGGACGTCTCCGCGGAGCACCTCGCCCTGACGCTGCTCACCGCCCAGCAGGGTGGCACCACGCTGTCCCACCTGCACGGCTCGCCCGAAGCCCTGGCGGGTTCCCTCGACGACGTGCTCGCGCGCGTCAGCCGGTGAGGTCGCCTTCGGCGGCGTTCTTCGCCGTGTAGAAGGCGAGCTTGTCCTCGTCGACCTCCACGCCGAGGCCGGGGCCGGTCGGCACGCGCAGGCGGCCGGCCTCCAGGTGCAGCGGCTGGACGATGTCGTCGACGTGCAGGTAGTACATGCTGTCGATCGCGCGCGAGAGCACCGGCGTGCTGGCGACCACGGCGAGGTGCGCGGCCGTCGCGATGCCGAGCTCGCCGCCGCTGTGCAGGTTCATGCCGAGGCCGAACGTCTCACAGTGCGCGGCGAGCGCCTTCGTCGCAGCGATGCCGCCCCACTTGTAGACGTCGCCGTGGATCACGTCCACCGCGCCGAGGCGCACCGCCGGGGCGAACTCCTCGAACCGCACCACGCACATGTTGGTGCACAACGGGATCCGCACCTTCGCGCGCACCTGGCTCATGCCCTCGATGCCCACGCACGGGTCTTCGAGGTACTCCAGGTCGAGCTCCTCCAGCGCCAGCCCCGCGCGGATCGAGTCGGGCACGGACCACGCGGCGTTCGGGTCCACACGCAGCTGGACCTCCGGCAGTGCCCGCCGCAGCTCCCGCATGATCTTGACGTCACCGAAGACGTCGGTGGTGCCCTTGAGCTTCACGGCCGTGAAGCCGCCCTCGGCCACAACCTTCGCCGCGTGCTCGGCGATCCCCTGCGCCAGCTCGAGGCCCTGCGCGCCGGGCGCGTCGGCGCGGGTCACCAGCGCGGTGATCGGCACCTCCTCGCGCACCGGACCACCGAGCAGATCGGTCACGCGCTGACCGGTGGCCTTGCCCATCACGTCCCAGCACGCGACGTCCAGAGCCGCCAGCGCCGCGTAGCCCAGGTAGCCGTGGAAGAAGGGCACCATGTGGTGGCGCCGGTGGAACGCCTCCAGCGCGAACGGGCTCTGGCCCACCAGCTCCGCGCCGAGCTGGCGCGTGAGCTCGGCGACCGGCCGGCCCCACATCGTCTCGCCCCAGCCCTCCACGCCGGTATCGGTGCGCAGGCGCACGACCGTGCGGGTCTCCCCCGTCTTGGTCTCGAACGAGCTGGTGAACGGGTTGGTCAACGGCAGGTTCACGACCTGCACGTCGACGTCGGTGATCTTCATGCCTCCCCTTCGGTGTGTGCGTGTTCTCCGGTGGCCGCGGTGGCGTTGTGGAAAGCGCGGATCGCGGCGGCGAGTGCCGCCACCCGCCGGTCGAGCAGGTCGGTGCCCCGTTCGGCGGTCGCGGCCGTGGCGTCGTCGGTGGAGCCGCCGACGCGGGCCCATTCGCCGTGGCGCTCGACCGTCAGCCCCGGGTAGGGCGGCCGGTCGAACAACGGCGGCGGTGTCACGTCCGGGCGCGGCGCGGGTTCGCGCACGAGATCCGGCTTCGCGGCGAGCATCAGCGACGTCTCGAACAGCCCGGCGTGGCCGGGCGAAGCGGCTTCGCCGAGCGACCAGTACGAGCACGCGGCGAGCGCGACGTCGGCCTGCAGCGCGTACTGCTTTACGGCCAGGCGCATGATCTCGTCGTTGCCGCCGTGGCCGTTGACCACGAACACGCGCCGGAACCCGCTGCGCACGAGCGAATCGAGCACGTCGGCGAGCACGGCCTGCAGCGTGGCGGCCGAGAGCGACACGGCCGCGGCGAACAGGTGGTGCGGGCTGTGGCCGAACGGCAGCGCGGGCAGCCGCACGACCTCCGGATCGCCACCGAGGCGGGTGAGCGCGCCGTCGACCACGGCCTCGGCGAGCATCGTGTCTGTGCCCATCGGCAGGTGGCCCGCGTGCTGCTCCTGCGAGCCGATCGGCAGGACCGCGATGGCCGACGGCGCGGCCGCGCGCACCTCCCGCCAGGTCATCCGCGTCAGTTCGGGCATGTGGGCTCCCCTCGTCGGGCCGGGCGTGGCATCGTGACCGCATGAGTTCCGGCGAACGGCCAGCACTGCGGCTGGTCCCGGCCCCGGCCGCCGAGCCCTCCGCGCCGGTGCACAGCGCTGCGCCGGCCCAGAACACTGCGCCGGTGCTGGGCGCGGTCGAACTGGTGCCCGGACGCGTACGCGCCGCCTTGCTCGACCTGTCGGGCACGGTGCTCTGGCAGGCCGAGGCGACGTACCCGCACGGCACGGCCGACCCCGGCGAGATCGACGCCGCGCTCGCCTCGGCGGTGCGGTTCCCCAGCCCGCCGGCCGGCGTCGGGATCGCCGCCGCGGGCCTGGTCGACGCGCCGGCTGGCGTGATCATCGAGGTCAACGAGGTGCCCGCGCTGCACGGCTACCCGGTGGCCGACGTCGTGACCCGGCTCGTGGGTGTCCCGGTGCACGTGGAGCACCGCGCCCGCGTGCAGGTGCTCGGCGACCGCTGGTTCGGCCCGGGCCGCGGCCGCACGACGTTCGCGTCCGTGTCGACCGGCGAGGTGCTCGGCGTCGGCATCCTCTACGACGGTGAGGTGCTCGCCCCGCCGGGTGGCCGTAGCGGCGCGCACATGACGGTGGCCGCCAGCGGCCTGCCCTGCACCTGCGGCGCGCGCGGCTGCTGGAAAACCGTCGCGACCACGTCGTGGCTGCGCGCCGAGGCCGAGCGGCGCGGCCTGGCCGCTCGCAGCGTCCGCGAGCTGGCCGGTGACCCGCTGCTCGACGAGTACGCGGGCAACATCGCCCTGGGCCTGGTCAACATCCAGCAGCTGTTCGCTCCGGGCCTCTTCATCCTGCACGGCGAAGCGTCCGAAGGCGGCGAAGCGTTTCGCGCTCGCATTGAGCACCGGCTGCGCGAGGACTCGTCGTGGGCCACCGGCTCGGAACCCCCGCAGGTGCTGGTCAACACCGGCCCGGCCGACGACATCGTGCTGCTCGGCGGCGCGGGCCTGGTGCTGTCGCGGCACTGAGCTCACGTCAGCCACCTCACGACACGGCCCGTCGCCTGGCCCGCCGCGGATCCGGGTCCGGCACCGCGTCGAGCAAGGTCCGCGTGTAGTCGTGCTCCGGCGCCGCGAACAGCTGCCGTTTCGACGCGAGCTCCACGATCTTCCCCGCGCGCATCACCGCCACCCGGTCGGCGATCTGCTGCACCACGGCCAGGTTGTGCGACACGAACACGTACGTCAGCTGCAGCCTCGACTGCAGTTCGGCGAGCAGGTCGAGGACCTGCGCCTGCACGGAGACGTCGAGGGCGCTCGTCGGCTCGTCCAGCACGACCAGCCGAGGTTCGAGGGCGAGTGCGCGGGCGATGGAGATGCGCTGCCGTTGCCCGCCGGAGAACTCGTGCGGGTAGCGGTCCTGCACCTCCGGCGCGAGGCCGACGGCGTCGAGCAGCTCCCCGACCCGCGCCCGCAACCGCGGGCGGCCACGGCGGCCGCGCAGGCCGCGCTCGTGCGTGACCAGCGGTTCGCCCACGATCTCGGTGACACGCAGGCGCGGGTTCATGCTGGAGTACGGATCCTGCAGCACCACCTGCATCTGGCGGCGCACCTTGCGCAGCCGGGCCGCCGGCAGCATCGCCAGGTCGGCGCCGTCGAAGCGGACGATGCCCGCCGTCGGTTCGGCCAGCCGCAACAGGAGCCGCGTCAGCGTCGTCTTGCCGGAGCCCGATTCGCCGACCACGGCGAGCGTCTCGCCGGAGACCACGTCGAGGTCGACGTCGTCCACGGCGGCCACGGCGCCGTAGTCCTTGCGCAGGCCCCGGATCTCGACCAGGTTCGTCATACCCGCTCCAGCTTCGGTGTGGCGCGCAGCAGCTCGCGCGTGTACTCCTCTTGCGGTGTCTCGAACACCGGCAGCACGGCGCCGGTCTCGACGACCCGGCCCGAGCGCATCACCACGACCCGGTCGGCGACCTCGGCAACCACGCCCAGGTCGTGGGTGATGAGCACGATCGCCATGCCGTGCCGGCGCTGCAGCTCCACGAGCAGCTCGAGGATCTGCGCCTGCACGGTCACGTCGAGCGCGGTCGTCGGCTCGTCGGCCACCAGCACCCGCGGCCGGCCGACGAGCGCCATCGCGATCATCACGCGCTGGCGCAGCCCACCGGACAGCTGGTGTGGGTACTGGGCCGCCCGCCGTTCCGCGTCGGGAATGCCGGCTTCCCGCAACGCTTCGACGGCGGCAGCCGCGGCCTGCGCGCGGGAGGCCCCAGCGTGGCGCCGCACGACTTCCGCGACCTGCGCGCCCACCCGCTTGACCGGGTTGAGGCTCGTCATCGGGTCCTGGAAGACCATGGCGACGTCGTTGCCCCGAATGCGCCGGAGGTCCTTTTCGGACAGTCGCAGCACATCGCGGCCGTCGAGCAGCACCTCGCCCTCGTAGACGCACGGTGGCTCGGGGTTGAGCCGCAGCAACGACAGGGCCGTGGCGGTCTTGCCGCTGCCCGACTCCCCCACGACCGCCAGCGTCTCGCCCTCGTCCACGGCGAAGCTCACGCCGTCGACGGCCGTCACCGTGCCGGTGTCGAGCCGGAACTCGACCCGCAGGTCCTTGATCTCCACGAGGCTCATGAGCGGTACGCCTTCGGGTCCGCGACGTCGCGCAGGACGTCGCCGGTGATGTTGACGGCCAGCGCGGTGAGCATCAGCGCGATGCCGGGGAACACGGCCACCCACCACGACGTGCCCAGGTACAGCTGGCCGTCGCTGAGCATGCCGCCCCACGTCACGGTCTGCTTCGGCACGCCGAGGCCCAGGTAGCTCAGCGACGCCTCGGCCACGATCGCGGCGGCCACGTGCAGCGTGCCGATGGTGGCGAGCGGCGCCATCACGTTGGGCAGCAGGTGGCGGCGCATGATCGCGAGGTCCGTGACGCCGATCGCCCGCGCCTCCGTGACGAACTCCCTGGTGCGCAAGGAAAGCACCTCGGAGCGGATCACGCGGGCGTAGGAGACCCAGCCCGTGAAGCCGAGCACCAGCACCACGTACCACAGCCCGGAGCCGAGGAACCCGACGATGGCGAGCGCGAGCAGGATCGGCGGGAACGCGAGCTGGATGTCGGCCAGGCGCATGAGGATCCGGTCGAACCAGCCGCCGAGGAACCCGGCCACCAGCCCGATCGTCGCGCCGACGATCCCGGCGAGCAGCGCCGCGCACGCGCCCACCAGCAGCGAGATCCGGGCCCCGTAACAAAGCCGCGAAAGGATGTCGCGCCCGAGCTGGTCGGTGCCGAGCAGGTGACTCGCGTCGCCGCCCGACTCCCACGCCGGCGGGTGCAGGCGCACCAGCAGGTCCTGCGCGCCCGGGTCGTACGGCGCGATCAGCGGCGCGAACACCGCGACCAGCACCATCAGCACGAGCACGGTCACGGCGACGGCGCCCAGCCGGTTGCGCAGCATCGCGCGCACGGCGCTCGGCCGGGCGGATCGAGCGGTGGCGACAGCGGTGATGGCGGTCATGAGGTCACCCGCACCCTCGGGTCGAGAATCGTGTAGGACAGGTCCACCAGCAGGTTCACGATCACGAACGTGGCGGCGAAGAACAGCACCGCGGCCTGCACGAGCGGGAAGTCGCGGTTCTGGATCGCCTCGACCGTGAGCCGGCCGAGGCCGGGCCACGAGAACACCTGCTCGGTGAGGATCGCGCCGCCCAGCAGCGAGCCGACCTCGAGGCCGATGACCGTGACCACCGGCAGCGCGGCGTTGCGCATGCCGTGGCCGAGCACGATCCCGCCGGTGCCGAGACCCTTGGCTTTCGCGGTGCGGATGAAGTCCGAGCCCAGCACGTCGATCAGCGACGAGCGCAGCAGCCGCGCGATCACCGCCACCGAGTACAGGGCGAGCGTGATCGCGGGCAGGATCAGGTGCTCGATGCCGCCGTAACCCGAGGCGGGCAGGATCTTCAACTGCACGGCGAAGATCAGGATGAGCAGGATCCCGACCCAGAAGGCCGGAGTGGACTGTCCGACCAGGACACCGGCCATCACGCCGGAGTCGCCGGCACGACCGCGCCGCATCGCCGCGTAGGTCCCCGCCGGCACGGCGAGCGCCAGCGCCACGAGCAGCGCGGAGCCGGCCAGCTCCAGCGTCGCCGGGACGCGGGAGAACAGGACGTCGGTCACCGGCTGGTCGTAGACGAGCGAGTTCCCGAGCTGAAGCCGCGGCAGGCCGGCGAGGTAGTCGAGGTACTGCGTGATGAGCGGCCGGTCGAGCCCCAGGCTCGCCCGCAGCGTCGCCTCCTGCGCCGCGGTGGCGTCGGGCGGCAGGATCAGCTTCACGGGGTCACCCGAGAGCCGCACGAGCAGGAACGCCGCCGTGGCCACGAAAAACAGCACGACGATCGCCGTGAGCACCTTCGTCACGACCACCCGCAGCACCCCGGCGCCGGCTCGCGCGGGCGGCCGGACGGCGGTCGTCACCGGCGCCGTCACGAGGTCACCGTCGCCGAGGCCATGTCGAGCACGCCGACGACACCCGGCTGCCAGCTCGGGCGCGTGTTGACCGCGTAGACGTTGTCGATCTGATAGAGGAACACGAACGGCGCCTCCTGCTTGAGAAGTAACTGCAAGGACGTGAACGCCTTCTGCCGGTCGGCGGGGGCGAGGGAGAGCTCCTCGGCGTCGACGAGCCGGTCGGCTTCGGGGTTGTGCCAGCGGCTCTGGCGCCGGTCGTGGCGCACATTGGACTGCACGAGGCTCTCGGCGTCGAGCGTCCAGCCGGTGCTGGCGGCGAGGTACATCGGGCCGAGCGCGCCGCGGTTGTTCGACGTCAGCCGGCTCGTGTAGGTGCCGGTGTCGACGAGGTCCACCCGCGCCCGCACCCCGGCCTTGGCCAGCAGACCGGAAATCGCCTCGGCGATGTTCGAGTCGGCCGTCTGCGCGGTGAGGGAGGTGTCGAACCCGTCCGGGAAACCGGCCGCGGCGAGCAGGCGCTTGGCCTCACCGAGGTCACGCGTGTACGGCGCGATCGACGGGTCGAAGCCGAACGACTCGCGCGGGAACATCGTCGGCACCTCACGCGCCTTGCCGTCGAGCACCGCCTTGATCAGCAGTGGCACGTCGACGGCGTGGTTGAGCGCCTGGCGCACCCGCACGTCACGCAGCGGGCCTTGCGTGGTGTCGAGTGAGAGGTACGAGGTGCGGATGCCCGGGAAGTGGCGGATCTCGACGCCCGGGTACCCCTGGATCTGCAGCGCCGCGTCCGGGGTCAGGCCGGCGACGATGTCCACCTCGTCGCTCTGCAGGGAGGCGAGCGCGGACGACGGGTCGGGCATCGGCAGGAACACGAGCTCGTCGTAGGCCGGTTTGCCGCCCCAGTAGGCGGGGTTCGCGCGCATCCGCATCTGGTGATCGCGCTGGAACTCCTCGAAGGTGAACGGCCCGGTGCCCACCGGGTGCTTTGCGAAGCCCGCCGAACCGACCTGTTTCAGGTACTTCGGCGGCACAGCGACGCCGCCGAACAGCGACACCTTCGCGGGGATGATCGGGTCCGACTGGCTGCAGCGCAGGTAGACCGTGAGCGGATCGACGACCACGGCCTGCTTCACGTAGCGCAGCTCGACGATCGGTGACTTCGTGGCGGGGTCGAGCAGCCGGTTGATGCCGAAGGCCACGGCCTGGGCGTCACACGGCTCGCCGTTGTGGAACTTCACGCCGGGCCGGAGCTTGAAACGCCAGGTCAGCGGGTCGGGCGAGGACCACGACAGGGCCAGCCCCGGTTTCAGCTGGTTGTCCGGACCTCGCGTGGTGAGGGTGTCGAACAGGTTGATCAGCACGTTCATGGAGGTCAGGTCGCCCTGTTTCTGGGGATCCAGGGTTTTCGGGTCCGAGGTCTGGGCCACGCGCAGCACGGTGCCGGGAGTGCCGGCGGCGCTGCCGCACGCGGTGAGCAATCCCGGCAAGGCGAGTGCGGGCACTGCCAGGCCGCCGAGCCGGAGGGCGTCGCGGCGGGACAGGCGGGGACGCGAAGAGGCCACGGGGTGCCGGCTCCTTTCGATCGTTTCGTGAAGTGAAAGACCGTTCCGTCAGATGGAATGCGATTGCGCTAAGGTAGGCGCCGTGACCAAGGCTGTCAACGACTCGGCGAACAGTCCCCGCGGCGCGGTGGACAAGGCGCTGGAAGTGCTGGCGACACTCGCGCTGCCGGGTGGGCCGCACCGGCTCGCCGATCTCGCGAAGGCCTGTGACCTGCCGAAACCCACCGCGCACCGGATGCTGCAGACCTTCGCGGACGCCGGTTTCGCGACCGCGACGGGCGGTGGCCAGTACGACGTCGGGCCGCGGCTGCTCGGACTTTCGGCCGCCGTGCTCGCGGGCAGCCGCGCCACCCGGGCCACCCGGCCCGTGCTCGCGGACCTGCGGCGGAGGACCGGGCACACAGTGCACTACGCAGTGCGCCACGGCGACCGGGCGGTCTACGTGGAGAAGCTCGAGCCGGAGCAGGCGTACCGGCTGAACACCCGGCCGGGCGGCGAGGTGCCGCTGTACTGCACGGGCGTCGGGCGGGCGATCCTGTCGCGGCTGCCGGAGGCCGAGGTCACCGCGATGCTCTCCGGGCCGGTGAAGGCGTGGACGCCGAAGACGCTGACCGATCCGGCCGCGATCCGCGCTTCGCTGGCCACTGTGGACAGTCTCGGGTATGTGGTGGACGACGAGCAGTACGAGGCGCACGTGCGCTGCGTGGCCGCGCCCGTGGTGGATGCCGACGGGGCGGTCGCCGGCGCGGTCAGCGTGTCAGGGCTGACGTTCACGCTGCAGCCGGAAGCGTTTGCGGCGCTCGGCCCGCTCGTGGCCGAGGCGGCGAACCGGATTTCGGCGAAGCTGGGGCCGGTCGGTTTGCAGGCGGTGTCCGATGAGGACTGAGCTGCGGGAGCTTCTTTCTTCCACGACCGGATTGTTCTCGGCCGCGGCGTGGTCGGTCGGAACCGCTGACGGCGTGCTCGACCGCGGGGTGCTCGGCACGCGCTGGCACGGCGGTCCGGCGGCGACCGAGGAGAGCCGGTGGGATCTCGCGTCGGTGACGAAGCCGATTGCCGGGATCGTGGTGGTGGCGCTGGCCGAGCGGGGGCTGCTCGACCTCGACGAGCCGCTCCCCCGGTACCTGCCGGCGTATGCGGGCGGCGACAAGGCCGGGATCACCGTGCGGCAGCTGCTCGCGCACACCTCCGGATTGCCGGGCGGAACTCCGCTCTATCGCGAGCATCCGACGCGGGAATCGCTACTGGAGGCGATCCGGACCGGGCCGCTGCGTGCCACGCCCGGCGCCCGGGTCGAGTACTCGTCGCAGGGGTTCATCCTGCTCGGGCTGATCGCCGAGGCCGCGGGTGGCGCGCCGCTCGACCGGCTCGTGGCGGAGCTCGTGACGCAGCCCTTGGGGCTCACGGCCACCGGTTTCGGTCCTGGCCAGGGTTTGCCGGCCGATGCGGTGGCCACTGAGGACTGCCCGTGGCGTGGCCGGGTCGTGTGTGGACAGGTGCACGATGAGAACGCGGTGGTGCTGGGCGGAGTCTGCGGGCACGCCGGGCTGTTCGCCACCCTCGGTGATGTCGAACGTCTCGGCCAGGCGCTGGCCGGCGGGGCGCAGGCGTTGCTCAAACCCGCGTCGCACGCGGAGATGATCGCCTGTCACACCGAAGGTCTCGCATTGCGCCGCGGACTCGCGTGGCAGGGCCTCGACGTGCCGGGCTCGCCCGTCGGCACCGCCCTGGAACCCGCCGCCTACGGCCACACCGGCTTCACCGGGACCAGCCTGTGGATCGAGCCGGAGCGTCGCCGTTTCTACTTGCTGCTGACCAACCGGGTGCATCCGTCGCGGTCCACACCGGGGATCGAAACGGTGCGGCGCGAATTCCACGCGTCGGCCGCGATGCTCTGATCCCACATCCTGGACGTCGGCCGATTTCGCCGCCGGGCCGGAAGTCGTTGGGGTAAAACGACATCCGCGCTACCGTGTCCGTTTTGAGGCTTTTCCATCCAACGGCTGGACCACGATCCACTCCCTACTTTCGGCGCTTCTGAGTTTCGGACCGGAATCCGAGACTTCTCGCACGGGCCACTCGGGTTGGCCCTCTGTGCGGAAGGTAGACCGTATGTCTTCGAAACGGCTGGCCGTGCTGGCGACAGCAGTGACGGCTTCGTCGATCCTTGTGGCCGCCGGTGGCGCCGCGAGCGCGTCGCCCCAGCAGACCCAGGTGAGCACCGACTCCCTCGGCCGCGTCATCGCCGTCCAGCCCGCGGCCCCGATCGCCGCCCGCGGCCTCGCCGGGAACGCCGCCGCGGCCGCGCAGTCGCACACCGCGGACCTGGCCCGGCAGTTCGGTCTCGCCGTCGGCGACCTCACGCTCACCAGCGTGCAGTCCCTTCCGGGCGGCAGCGTCGCGCGTCTGCAGCAGAACGTCGGCGGGGTACCGGTGTACGGCGCGCAGATCGTGCAGGACCTCGACGGCAGCGGCGCGCTCATGGCCGCGCTCGGCAAGACCACGCAGCGCACGCAGGGCTCGTTCCCGGCCGACGCGAAGGGCGCCCAGGACCGCGCGGCCGAGGCCGCCCACGCCGCCGTGGCGCAGAAGGACGCCGGCGTACTGAAGACCGGCGCGGAAACCGCGTACTGGTACGACGCGAGCCTGGGCGGCGACGGCGCGAGCGCCACCGCCGTGCCGACCTACTTCGTGCCCGTCAACGGCGTGGACCCCGAGGACAAGTGGACCGTCGTCGTCGGCGCCGACACCGGCAACGTCCTGCAGGTGTGGGGTGAGTCGGAGGCCGCCACCAACCGCGTGGTGTGCGACGCGAAGCGCAAGGTCGTGGACCTCGACATCGCCACGCTGGCCGACCTGCGCTGCGGCGTCGGCACCGCGTTCGGCGTGACCCGCGGCGAGGGCCAGGCCGCGGTCGCGACAGCGGACGTCAACAGCGTCTACGACTTCTTCGGCAAGGCACAGGACTTCTACTCCCAGTTCGCCTCGTACGACCTCACGGCCAACATCGGCGCCGACTACCACGACGGCAAGGGCAAGGCCCTGCGCGGCACCGTGCGCATGTGCGAGGTCGAGACCGAATCGGACGGTCGCCGCCACACGCAGTGCCCGTGGGCCAACGCCTTCTGGGAAGGCGAGCAGATGGCCTTCGGCGAGGGCGTGACCACAATGGACATCACCGGCCACGAGCTCACCCACGGTGTCACCCAGCACACCTCGCAGCTCGGCAACGGCTACGCGGGCGCGCTCAACGAGGGCATGTCCGACGTGATGGGCCAGTTCATCGCCATCAAGTCCGGCGACGCCAACGTGCAGGGCGAGAACCGCTGGCTGATGGGCGCGGGCTCGTCCATCGGGCAGGTCCGGGACATGAAGAACCCGCCCAACTCGGGCGAGGGCCCCAGCCCCGACCGCGTCAACGGCCAGTTCTGGGTCGGCGCCAACGGCGACCCCCACATCGACGCCGGCGTCGTCGACAAGACGGACTACCTCATCACCGACGGCGACACCTTCAACGGCCAGACCGTCCGCGGCATCGGCGAGGACAAGGCCATCGCGCTGTGGTGGAAGGTCGAGAACCTGCTGCGCCCCACGTCCACCTTCAAGGACCTCGGCACGGCCCTGAACTCCGCCTGCACCACCAACGCCCGCACCGGCGTCGCCGGCACCACCACGGCCGACTGCACACAGGTCGCCAACGCGGTGAAGGCCACGCAGCTCAATCTGGCTCCG
The sequence above is a segment of the Amycolatopsis sp. 2-15 genome. Coding sequences within it:
- a CDS encoding M4 family metallopeptidase — its product is MSSKRLAVLATAVTASSILVAAGGAASASPQQTQVSTDSLGRVIAVQPAAPIAARGLAGNAAAAAQSHTADLARQFGLAVGDLTLTSVQSLPGGSVARLQQNVGGVPVYGAQIVQDLDGSGALMAALGKTTQRTQGSFPADAKGAQDRAAEAAHAAVAQKDAGVLKTGAETAYWYDASLGGDGASATAVPTYFVPVNGVDPEDKWTVVVGADTGNVLQVWGESEAATNRVVCDAKRKVVDLDIATLADLRCGVGTAFGVTRGEGQAAVATADVNSVYDFFGKAQDFYSQFASYDLTANIGADYHDGKGKALRGTVRMCEVETESDGRRHTQCPWANAFWEGEQMAFGEGVTTMDITGHELTHGVTQHTSQLGNGYAGALNEGMSDVMGQFIAIKSGDANVQGENRWLMGAGSSIGQVRDMKNPPNSGEGPSPDRVNGQFWVGANGDPHIDAGVVDKTDYLITDGDTFNGQTVRGIGEDKAIALWWKVENLLRPTSTFKDLGTALNSACTTNARTGVAGTTTADCTQVANAVKATQLNLAP